The genomic window TTTGTCTAAAACCTGAAGCGAGGTGCTGTTTTGATTTCCAATAAAAGATTCCGCGGCCAAATAAATAGTTTCTTCTAAGTTTTGGGCGAAACTAAATGCGGTGATAAAAAAAAGAAGAAAGTAATGTTTTTTCATGTTATGTTTTACAACAATAATTTAGAACCTAATAGATTTTATGGATTATTAAACTTAAAATTTCCAAATAGCATAAAATTGCCAATAGTTGAAGTCTTCTTCAAAATTCATGATGTATCTTGCGCCTAAACTAGGGCCTATTCTGGCAAAACCAGCTGTAGCTTCAAATAACAACCCAGTGCGTAAATTGGTGAAGGATTCGCTGGTGCTGCTGCTTTCTTCAAAAGAATTAAAAAGATTTTTTTCTATTGCGTCGCCTTCAAACTGTTCTGTAAATGTATTTTGTGTACTTTTTTCACTTAAAGAGATAGTGTTTTGTAAACCTGCTCCTATACCTATAAAGTTATTTAAATTATAGCGTAATAAAACGGGAACATCCCAATCTATGTTTTTGTATGTGGTTTGGGTAGTTGTACGTTGTAAATACCTAAAACCTTGTGCGGCATCATCTACAAATTCTTCAATCACATCTATGTTGCTATCATAATTATGAAAATTACTCATAAGTTCAATCTGCCAATATAATCTATACGATTTATATGGAGATAGAGTAGCTCCAATAAAATAACTTTCGGAATTTCGTAAATCGGAAAATGAGTTATAACCCATTTTTGCTCCAATAGAAATCCCTGGTAAAAATCGAGTTGTAGAATAATTAGTAATTATCGGGTCGTTTTTATCAAAAATAATTGCGGTTCTACTTTTGGTTTTTACTTTATGAAAATCTTTAGCAAACTTTACGCTGTATTTTACAAAACCTTTTGTGGAATCGTATTCTTTTACGTTTTTCTGTTCGCTGCCAGGTAAATAGATGTTTTTAAAGGTGAAAATAGCTTGGGTTTTGGTGAATGTTGTATCTAGACAACTATAGAGAACATCTCGTTTGGGGCATATGTCGCATTTAGGATACATATCGACAACTTTTAAAGTCGATTTATCTAACATTTCTGGAATATCGGTTTCTAAACGGATGGTATTTGCAGGGCCTTCACCGTTGTTTTGAAACTTAATTTTATACTTTAAAGTTTTAAAACGGACAAGGCGATAATTCATAAATGTCCCGTTAGACGACATTTTATTAGGATCGTGCGAGGTTACAATTTCCATTTCCATATCTTTTACTTTGTGGTTATCGTAATTGGCATCTGGCACATAAATACCACGAACAGAAATTATGGCACTAGTATCTTTAACCATTTCTGGAGTGGTTTTTAAACTGAAAAAAATATTACGTTCTTCTTCAGGTTCCATGTTGTCGAACTCTAAAACGCGCCAGTTTTTGTACACCGCTTGGGCTTGGGATAGGGTTAAAGGTAAATTTGTTTTTATGGTAGTATCTTGTGATATATTCCTGAAATTTGTGGCTTCATCATTTAAGGACGCTAAATACGTATTGTTGTTTTCAATGTTTTGGGTTGAAGCAAAAGCACCGGTTAAAACGCTTTTTTCATTGTGATGGAATCTAGTATCTGTTAATTCAAAATTATTGGCTTTATATTTCAATTCATTAAAAAACAGATAGATTTTCCCGTTGGTCGTGTAGTTTTTAATGTTTTTGTAACTTAAAATGGTTACAATTTCTTCTTCTGGAACAGGTTCGCGATTTCGTTTAAGAGTGAAATCGTCTTCCATAGATGCTTCATCTAGATAATCATCGGTAACTGAATTAATCTTTATTTTTTTAGGGCGAGTAGTTGGTGGTTTACCGGTGTCGTAATTATTGGTTGCCCATAATTTTATTTCATATTCACCTTTCTGTTTGTAAGTATGCTTTGGTGTTGCTTCTTTGCTATAGCTGCCGTCTCCCATTTCCCAGTAATGGGTGTAAAATGCTTTGGGTGCACCTGCTATTTGATTTAAAGCTGGTGTTTCTGGAGTTAACAAAACCGAATTACCTACTATGTTTGTTTTAATTGTTGCGGCTCTAGTAATGGTATCGTTAATTGGTGCTTGTCCAAAAATAAATAAAGGTAAAGTTAAAGTTAGAAAAAGGGTGAGGTATTTTTTCATAGAACCGTTTAGTTAGTTTATAAATATACAAAAGAGAATGTTTTTAAGACGAAAAAATATTTTGATGCTTCAATTCTGTGTGAGGTCTACTAATTAATTGCCATGTTTTTCGTTTATTTAAAAAAGTGCATATATATTATGGCTAGATTTGCCCATAGTATTACTATAATGCAAACGATTAATATTTTTAAAAACACGTTCTTCTTCATATTAATATATCAACCTGGAATACATTTTGTTACCCTGTTTTTTAAATTTTTTTTGAAATTAAAAACCCAGAAACAAAAAGTTTCTGGGTTAAAATTTAGGTTAAACTGAACTCGCTTTAAATTTTAGGAGAGAAAAGTGGGGCAAAAAAAGGTTTATGGTAATGCGTTTATTATTGATGTAAGTTGTGCTTGGGTAACAATAGATGTTTCGTTATCTGTAATTGTAATTATGCCGTTTTCTACTATAGTTGCAGCTTGTACAGCGTATTTCCAATCGCCAGCTTCTTCGGTTACAAAAATTACATGACATTCTAATCCTATTGGGATTTGACCGTAATGCTCGCTAAATAAACCTGAATCTACATTATAAGTATCTAAGTTTGCTAAGCCAGAGTCTTCACCATCGTAAGATAAAAACACGGAACAGTTTGTTTTGTCGTAACCTTCCGGAACACCAACTAAAATAGTTGTTTTTTCACGAGGATCATTGTAAAAACGATCTACGTTAGACCATCCAAAATCACCTAAAAAAGCATAATATTCGTTACCTTCTGCAAAAACACCACGTTGGGCAGGGTTATCTTTGTCGTCTTCTTCCCATGCAAGATTTCCATTTTCGTCAATAGTGCCTTCCCATAGAGTCATATCGTTATCAGCTCCACCAGTTAAATTGGTAGGGATTCCTAATTGCATATTGCATCCCAGTTCTAAATTAATGCCATTTTGTGTTGCATTTATAAAAAACTCACCGCCCGTTAAAAGCAATGCTTTATCTCCATCTGGTGTAAAGCCCATGGTGGGTTTGTTTGTTACAAGCATGTTTCCTTTATCAAAAAGTTCTACGAACTCTAAATCGACTTGGCCAGTAATAGCGTTTCCATTTAAAGTTAAGCAATCTCCGTTAAGCGATATAGATACGCCGTTTTCGGAGGTTAATGTAACCCATCCATCTTCCGCGTTAAACAGGAAATTTTGTGTTAAGCCTTCTATAGCTTCATCTTGTAAATTATTATACTCATCGGCTGTTGCACGAACAATAATATCTACGTCGTCATTTTTTTCATCACAACTTGTAAAAAGAATTGCCGTTACAAATAGAGTTCCTAAAATGTGTTTTAAATTTTTCATAATTTATTGTTGTTAATTTCTGTTTTAAATTTGTTTGCCATTTTGACTGTTACACCCTTATATCAAAACCATTTTAAATTTGTTACCCTTTTATTTGAAAGTTTTTTTACATTAGTTGCAAATACAAGGGTTAATGGGTGAAAAAAAAATACACGAAGACCAGAAATATATCGATGGTTTATTAAAAAACAATAGTTTTATTATACAAGCCATCTATGATAAGTTTGTGCCGAAAGTGATTAATTACATTAAACAGAATAGTGGTAATAGTGACCAAGCTCAGGATGTTATACAAGACACTCTAATAACCATTTACAACCAAGCAAGCGAAAAGAATTTGCAATTAACCTGCCCTTTCGATGCTTACTTCTTCTTGTTATGTAAAAGAAAGTGGTTGAATGTTTTAAAAAAATCTTCCAATAAGGAGGTAACAATTAATGAGGAAGTGTTATCTAAAGGAGATGAGGCTCAAGAACTAGCGTTCGAAACTTCGGTATTTGGTGAAAAACAAGCTTTATTTGCCGAAATGTTCGAAAAATTAGGTAACGCATGTCAAGATTTGTTGAAAGCAACTTTCAAAATAAAATCAATGGAAGAAGTTGCTGCAAGTTTAAATGTAACCTATGCTTATGCACGCAAAAAGAAATCACTGTGTATTGGCAAACTAACCGAGTTGGTTCGCGAGTCGCCTAAATTTAACCAATTTAAAAATTAACCATCATGGAAGAGCAAGATTATATTCAATTTGAAGATTACCTTTTCGGAAACCTTACGGAAACAGAAGCCAAAGTTTTTGAAAATAAATTAAATACCAATAGCGCTTTCGCGGAAGCGTTCCAGACTTATAAAAATCTATCTCATTATTTAAGTGATAAATATGGGAACGAAACCGAATCGGTAGCTTTTAAAGAAAATTTAAATACTATTTCAAGTAAATATTTTAAAGAAAAAATGGTTGTTACGGAAGAGAAAAGTAACGAAAAATCCTTTACATTTTATAAATATGCTATTGCAGCTTGCGTGATTTTAATGTTTGGTGTTTTTACTTTTAGCCAGTTTTCGAGTCCATCGTACAGTGATTTTAATAATTACGATGCCGTAAGTTTAACGGTTAGAGGGGAGAATGATGACCTTTTAAAAACAGCCGAAAGCGCATTTAATTCTAGAGATTTCGCTTCCGCGGAAATGGCTTTCGCTCAATTAATTCAAATAGATCAAAATAATGTAGAGTTTAATCTTTACAGTGCTATTAGCAATATAGAGTTGGATAATTATGAAAAAGCAGACGATTTATTAACGGATATAGCCAACGGAAATTCAGTATATAAAAACAAAGCTATTTGGTATTTAGCTTTAAGTAAACTGAAACAAAATGATGAATTGGCCTGTGTTGATATCTTGAAAACGGTTCCCGAAGAAGCTGATGATTATGAGCGTGCACAGAAATTATTAAATAAATTGGATTAACAATAACGCTAAAAAAGTAAATTATAGAAATAAAGACCTGTTAAGTTTATTGCTTTGCAGGTCTTTTTTATTAATCTAATTGCTAAATACCTCGACAAATTTAAATACTTCATTATTTTTACCGAATGATTATTACAGATACACACACTCATTTATATAGTGAAGCCTTTGATGAAGATAGAGACGAAATGATTTCTCGAGCCATTGAGCAAGGTGTTACTCGTTTTTTTATTCCAGCGATAGATTCTACATACACGGAAGCTATGCTTCAATTAGAAAAAGATTATCCCGAAAATATGTTTTTAATGTCTGGTTTGCATCCAACACATGTAAAAGATAATTATAAAGACGAGCTAGAGCATGTAGAACATATGCTCGCTAATCATAAATTTTATGCTGTTGGCGAAATTGGTATCGATTTATATTGGGATAAATCAACATTAGAGATTCAAAAAGCTGCATTTAAACATCAGATACAGTTGGCAAAAAAATATAAACTACCCATAGTTATTCATTGTAGAGAAGCTTTCGGTGAAGTTTTCGAGGTTTTAGAAAGTGAAAAAGGGGATGATTTATTTGGAGTTTTCCATTGTTTTACCGGAAGTTTAGAGCAAGCTCACCAAGCGATTTCTTATAATATGAAATTAGGTATTGGTGGGGTATCAACTTTTAAGAACGGAAAAATAGATCAATTTTTAAATGAAATAGATTTAAAACACATTGTTTTGGAAACCGATGCGCCTTATTTAGCACCAGTACCATTCCGTGGAAAACGTAATGAAAGTGCTTATATATTAAAGGTGTTAGAAAAACTATCTGGTATATATAATGTTTCCGAAGAAAAACTAGCCGAAATCACAACAGCAAATTCAAAAGCTATTTTTAAAATTTAATATATGAAACCAAAAATACTCCTTATATATACTGGCGGTACCATTGGTATGGTGAAAGATTTTAAAACGGGAGCGCTAAAAGTGTTCAATTTTAAAAATATTATAAAACGAATTCCAGAATTACAGTTGTTGGATTGTAATATTGAAACTTTTTCATTTAAAAAGCCCATTGATTCTAGTAACATGGATCCCAAATATTGGGTGCAAATGGTTGAGGTTATTGAGGAAAAGTATAATGATTTTGATGGTTTTGTTGTGCTTCATGGTAGTGATACTATGAGCTATACAGCATCTGCTTTAAGTTTTATGCTCGAGAATCTAGCAAAACCAGTAATATTTACAGGCTCGCAATTACCAATTGGAGATTTACGAACCGATGCTAAAGAAAATTTAATTACATCAATCCAAGTGGCGTCTTTACAAGACGAAGGAAAACCAGTGGTGCAAGAAGTTTGTTTGTATTTTGAATATAAATTATATCGCGCCAATAGGACAACGAAGATTAATGCAGAGCATTTTCAGGCGTTTGCTTCATTCAATTATCCAGATTTAGCAGAATCTGGTGTTCATTTAAAAATAAAGCATAAATATTTATTTAAACCTAACGGAAGTAAAAAACTTCATGTTCATAAAAAATTAGATGAAGATATTGCTCTTATTAAACTTTATCCAGGTATTTCTAAAGTTGTATTAAAAAATATTTTTAACACTCCAAATTTAAAAGCGGTTATTTTGGAAACCTATGGTTCTGGAAATTGTACTACCGAAATGTGGTTCATAAATATGCTAAAAGAAACCATTGAAAAAGGCATACATATCATCAATATTACGCAATGTTCTGGCGGAAGTGTCATGATGGGGCACTATGAGACCAGTGATATGTTAAAAAAAGTAGGTGTAATCTCCGGGAAAGACATAACAACAGAGGCTGCAATAGCCAAGTTAATGTATTTATTAGGGAAAAACATTGAGGCTAAAAGCTTCAAAACCACCTATGAAACATCTTTAATAGGAGAATTGACTTAAAATTAACTGTTAAAATTTTAGCGTTCGGAGTTTTTTTTGTTATTTGAGCCCTAGAATAAAAGCTGTTAAAAAAAGAGAGGTGGCCGAGTGGTCGAAGGCGCACGCCTGGAAAGTGTGTATACCTCAAAAGGGTATCGAGGGTTCGAATCCCTTCCTCTCTGCTTAAATTTTTTTATTTTTAATTGCTTTTTTTTTATATCTTTAACACTTTAACTAATAAAATTAAGATTTAGAACATGAAAAGATTATTTTCTATCCTTGCCATTACAGTAATGATGGCATTCGGAACTGCAAATGCAACAACAATTGCAAACACAAGTACAGCTGTAACGACTGTAACTACTACTACTTTAACTCAAGATGATGAAGCTCCTGTAGCAGATGTTGGATTTCATCAAGATTTGAAAAAACGTTTTATTGAAGGTGGTCCAGGTTTTATGGGTATTGTACTATTATGTCTAATTCTTGGATTAGCAATCGCTATTGAGAGAATTATCTTTTTAAACTTATCAACTACAAACACAAAAAAATTAACGCAATCTGTTGAAGATGCACTTACCTCTGGTGGTGTTGATGCTGCAAAAGAAGTTTGTAGAAACACTAAAGGGCCTATCGCATCTATTTACTATCAAGGTTTAGATAGAAATGATGAAGGTATTGAAGCTGTTGAAAAAGCTGTTGTAGCTTACGGTGGTGTTCAAATGGGACAATTAGAGAAAAATGTTTCTTGGATTTCATTATTTATCGCTCTTGCACCAATGCTTGGTTTCATGGGTACGGTAATTGGTATGATTCAAGCCTTTGATAAAATTGAAGCAGCTGGTGATATGCAACCTTCTCTTGTTGCAGGTGGTATTAAAGTAGCACTTTTAACAACAGTATTTGGTCTTGTAGTAGCTATTATTCTTCAAATTTTTTACAATTATATTATTGCTAAAATTGATAGTATTGTTAACGACATGGAAGATGCTTCTATCACGTTAATGGATCTATTGATTAGACACAAAAAGTAATAATTTAAAATCTGAAAAAATTATGAATACTCACAAAATAATAAAAATCGTAGCTTTTGCTCTCGCGATTCTTGGCTCTATCTTTGCGCTGATGATCATGACGGGGTCAGACGCTATGATTGATAACATACTATATGTTACGTACGCTGTACTAGGATTAGTAATAGCGTTAGTTTTAATATTTGTTTTGAAAGGATTAGTTACAGGAGATATCAAAAAAACTTTGATGACTGTAGGAGCCTTTTTAGCAGTTATTTTTATAACTTATGCCATGTCATCGGGTACCGATTTAGACTTACAACCATTTAATGATAAAGGTCTTGGTATTACCGAAAGTATTTCTAAAAATGTAGGGGCAGGTTTATATGCTTTTTACGTTTTAGCAGTTATAGCAATTGGATCAATGCTATACGGTGGTGTAAAAAAAATATTTAATAAATAAATTATGGCAAAAAGAGCAGCACCAGAAGTTAATGCAGGCTCAATGGCCGACATTGCTTTCTTATTATTAATATTTTTCTTAGTAACAACAACTATTGAAACAGATTCTGGTATTAACAGAAAACTGCCTCCAATGGAAGAACAAACAGATCCACCTGTTATTAAGCAAAAAAATATTTTTACAGTTATTGTAAATAAGAATGATGATTTATTGGTTGAAGATGAACCAATGAAGCTTAAAGATTTGCGTAAAGCAGCCATTGCTTTTTTAGATAATGGCGGTGACAAATCTTGTGATTATTGTACAGGAAAAAAAGA from Algibacter sp. L1A34 includes these protein-coding regions:
- a CDS encoding PKD domain-containing protein, which gives rise to MKKYLTLFLTLTLPLFIFGQAPINDTITRAATIKTNIVGNSVLLTPETPALNQIAGAPKAFYTHYWEMGDGSYSKEATPKHTYKQKGEYEIKLWATNNYDTGKPPTTRPKKIKINSVTDDYLDEASMEDDFTLKRNREPVPEEEIVTILSYKNIKNYTTNGKIYLFFNELKYKANNFELTDTRFHHNEKSVLTGAFASTQNIENNNTYLASLNDEATNFRNISQDTTIKTNLPLTLSQAQAVYKNWRVLEFDNMEPEEERNIFFSLKTTPEMVKDTSAIISVRGIYVPDANYDNHKVKDMEMEIVTSHDPNKMSSNGTFMNYRLVRFKTLKYKIKFQNNGEGPANTIRLETDIPEMLDKSTLKVVDMYPKCDICPKRDVLYSCLDTTFTKTQAIFTFKNIYLPGSEQKNVKEYDSTKGFVKYSVKFAKDFHKVKTKSRTAIIFDKNDPIITNYSTTRFLPGISIGAKMGYNSFSDLRNSESYFIGATLSPYKSYRLYWQIELMSNFHNYDSNIDVIEEFVDDAAQGFRYLQRTTTQTTYKNIDWDVPVLLRYNLNNFIGIGAGLQNTISLSEKSTQNTFTEQFEGDAIEKNLFNSFEESSSTSESFTNLRTGLLFEATAGFARIGPSLGARYIMNFEEDFNYWQFYAIWKF
- a CDS encoding RNA polymerase sigma factor, whose protein sequence is MGEKKIHEDQKYIDGLLKNNSFIIQAIYDKFVPKVINYIKQNSGNSDQAQDVIQDTLITIYNQASEKNLQLTCPFDAYFFLLCKRKWLNVLKKSSNKEVTINEEVLSKGDEAQELAFETSVFGEKQALFAEMFEKLGNACQDLLKATFKIKSMEEVAASLNVTYAYARKKKSLCIGKLTELVRESPKFNQFKN
- a CDS encoding TatD family hydrolase — translated: MIITDTHTHLYSEAFDEDRDEMISRAIEQGVTRFFIPAIDSTYTEAMLQLEKDYPENMFLMSGLHPTHVKDNYKDELEHVEHMLANHKFYAVGEIGIDLYWDKSTLEIQKAAFKHQIQLAKKYKLPIVIHCREAFGEVFEVLESEKGDDLFGVFHCFTGSLEQAHQAISYNMKLGIGGVSTFKNGKIDQFLNEIDLKHIVLETDAPYLAPVPFRGKRNESAYILKVLEKLSGIYNVSEEKLAEITTANSKAIFKI
- a CDS encoding asparaginase; translated protein: MKPKILLIYTGGTIGMVKDFKTGALKVFNFKNIIKRIPELQLLDCNIETFSFKKPIDSSNMDPKYWVQMVEVIEEKYNDFDGFVVLHGSDTMSYTASALSFMLENLAKPVIFTGSQLPIGDLRTDAKENLITSIQVASLQDEGKPVVQEVCLYFEYKLYRANRTTKINAEHFQAFASFNYPDLAESGVHLKIKHKYLFKPNGSKKLHVHKKLDEDIALIKLYPGISKVVLKNIFNTPNLKAVILETYGSGNCTTEMWFINMLKETIEKGIHIINITQCSGGSVMMGHYETSDMLKKVGVISGKDITTEAAIAKLMYLLGKNIEAKSFKTTYETSLIGELT
- a CDS encoding MotA/TolQ/ExbB proton channel family protein translates to MKRLFSILAITVMMAFGTANATTIANTSTAVTTVTTTTLTQDDEAPVADVGFHQDLKKRFIEGGPGFMGIVLLCLILGLAIAIERIIFLNLSTTNTKKLTQSVEDALTSGGVDAAKEVCRNTKGPIASIYYQGLDRNDEGIEAVEKAVVAYGGVQMGQLEKNVSWISLFIALAPMLGFMGTVIGMIQAFDKIEAAGDMQPSLVAGGIKVALLTTVFGLVVAIILQIFYNYIIAKIDSIVNDMEDASITLMDLLIRHKK
- a CDS encoding ExbD/TolR family protein; translation: MAKRAAPEVNAGSMADIAFLLLIFFLVTTTIETDSGINRKLPPMEEQTDPPVIKQKNIFTVIVNKNDDLLVEDEPMKLKDLRKAAIAFLDNGGDKSCDYCTGKKDPDSSDNPDKAIISLANDRETTYKTYIAVQNELVAAYNDLRNKRAQGLFGMSFVELEANSKDVNWPGNKTELKKKIDQIKAEYPQKLSEVQK